In Mesorhizobium sp. 113-3-3, a genomic segment contains:
- a CDS encoding sarcosine oxidase subunit alpha family protein — protein sequence MTAFRFEVGGALDRDRPVEFSFNGRRLQGYTGDTLASALLANGECLVGRSFKYHRPRGIMSAGLEETSALLTVGRGASATPNTLATTEELCQGLEAYSQHCWPSLRFDIGVLNQLFTRFLGAGFYYKTFMGPGKTSRSWMFYERFIRRAAGLGRASREPDPDRYENVEGFCDLLVVGAGPAGLEAARVASGAGLNVILVERDFQLGGNLLQETVPIEDVTASAWLASRERYLRASPNIRILTRTTAFGIYDHGVVGLVERLQRSPGELDNTARERLWTIRAKRVVVAAGAIERPLIFGNNDRPGVMLASSMRSYANRWAVAAGKSAVIVTNNDSAYIAARDLAKAGIVTILVDAREKASGSMVDAALAADVEVRFGRVPLRAKGRNGVTGLQIGDPNGGHAEIIRCDAIGMSGGWSPTQHLLSQRGVRPVWSDELAAFLPGETREPIRCVGAASGVWGNDECRDSGCAGGAEAAIALGKTIVKPGFPPAGGWDNPIRHHVLNSIKGKAFVDVQNDVTLGDIILSTSEGYDAPELLKRYTTLGMGTDQGRTSAVNALALIAKMRGRQISEVGTTTFRPPFAPVSIGVLAGSDPGQRLYPTRRSPVHNASISQGANMIESGFWLRSQYFPQGAESLEAGYQREMRMVRRSVGICDVSSFGKISVQGPDAGEFLNRVYVNAFKSLPVGKARYGVMLRDDGLAMDDGTCWRVGEFDYLVTTTTACAGKVLSWLEELLETRWPDLRASATSVTEQWAAISIAGPRSRELLEPIITGMKLDNDAFPFMGVREGKIDGVDCRVARISFSGELGYEVYVPADFGENTWNLLLTGVKGLGGGPYGTETLDALAIEKGHIVGGELDGRSTLDDLGLGRMASGKKPFVGSVMRRRPELCNDNRAQLVGLVPVTDGETFEVGSILCQQQDLSGHGLGWVTSAIESPSLGHWIGIGMLNGGLSKWEGRTLLADNPIRGVRYLVKVVSPHFIDPEGKRLHG from the coding sequence ATGACCGCCTTCCGCTTTGAAGTTGGGGGTGCGCTGGATCGGGATCGCCCGGTCGAATTCTCGTTCAATGGGCGCCGCCTCCAGGGTTATACGGGTGACACATTGGCGTCGGCTCTGTTGGCAAACGGTGAGTGCTTGGTAGGCCGTAGCTTCAAGTATCATCGGCCACGTGGAATCATGAGTGCAGGCCTTGAGGAAACGTCTGCGCTGCTGACTGTAGGAAGGGGGGCAAGCGCTACCCCGAACACTCTCGCGACCACGGAGGAGCTTTGCCAAGGCTTGGAAGCCTACAGCCAGCATTGCTGGCCCTCGCTTCGCTTCGACATCGGCGTCCTCAACCAGCTGTTCACGCGGTTTCTCGGCGCGGGATTTTATTATAAGACCTTTATGGGCCCCGGCAAAACGTCGCGAAGCTGGATGTTTTACGAGCGTTTCATTCGCAGGGCCGCCGGGTTGGGACGCGCCTCTCGCGAACCTGATCCGGACAGATATGAAAATGTTGAAGGCTTTTGCGACCTTCTCGTTGTCGGAGCTGGTCCTGCGGGTCTTGAAGCGGCACGCGTCGCGTCTGGGGCCGGACTCAATGTGATATTGGTGGAGCGCGACTTTCAACTGGGCGGAAACCTCTTGCAGGAGACCGTCCCGATTGAAGATGTGACTGCGTCGGCTTGGCTGGCGTCAAGAGAACGATATCTGCGAGCGTCCCCAAATATTCGTATCCTCACGCGTACGACTGCTTTTGGTATTTATGACCATGGGGTCGTCGGCTTAGTTGAACGTCTGCAGCGTTCCCCCGGAGAATTGGACAATACCGCCAGGGAACGGCTGTGGACCATTCGGGCCAAGCGAGTCGTCGTGGCAGCCGGTGCCATCGAGCGTCCCCTCATCTTCGGCAACAACGACCGGCCCGGCGTCATGCTGGCCTCGTCGATGCGAAGCTATGCAAATCGGTGGGCAGTGGCTGCGGGCAAAAGCGCCGTCATCGTCACGAATAATGACAGCGCATACATTGCAGCGCGCGATCTGGCCAAGGCGGGCATTGTCACGATCCTCGTTGATGCTCGCGAGAAAGCGTCCGGCTCCATGGTCGATGCGGCCTTGGCCGCGGACGTCGAGGTCCGTTTTGGACGTGTACCGCTGAGGGCTAAAGGCCGTAATGGCGTCACAGGGTTACAGATAGGTGACCCCAACGGAGGCCATGCAGAGATCATTCGCTGTGATGCTATCGGGATGTCCGGCGGATGGTCGCCTACCCAACATCTGCTTAGCCAGCGAGGCGTCCGGCCCGTGTGGAGCGATGAGCTTGCTGCTTTTCTGCCCGGCGAGACCCGAGAGCCTATCCGGTGCGTCGGCGCGGCTTCTGGTGTATGGGGAAATGACGAATGCCGCGATTCTGGGTGCGCTGGCGGAGCGGAGGCGGCGATTGCGCTAGGCAAAACGATCGTAAAGCCAGGTTTCCCGCCAGCAGGCGGATGGGATAACCCCATTCGCCATCATGTGTTGAATTCGATTAAAGGGAAAGCATTTGTCGACGTCCAAAATGACGTAACGCTGGGCGACATTATCCTAAGCACATCGGAGGGTTACGACGCTCCGGAGCTGCTGAAGCGCTATACGACACTGGGTATGGGAACAGACCAAGGACGAACGTCTGCCGTCAATGCCTTAGCCCTAATCGCAAAAATGCGGGGGCGGCAGATCAGTGAAGTGGGAACGACGACATTCAGGCCGCCGTTTGCGCCGGTTTCAATCGGTGTATTAGCGGGTTCTGACCCAGGTCAACGTCTTTATCCCACGCGTCGTTCTCCTGTGCACAATGCGTCGATAAGCCAGGGCGCGAACATGATAGAGTCAGGTTTCTGGCTGCGCTCACAATACTTTCCACAAGGCGCCGAAAGCCTTGAGGCGGGTTACCAGCGGGAGATGCGAATGGTCCGAAGGTCCGTTGGCATCTGCGACGTGTCATCTTTCGGCAAAATATCGGTCCAAGGCCCGGATGCGGGAGAATTTCTGAACCGGGTGTATGTCAACGCCTTCAAATCATTGCCGGTGGGCAAGGCACGTTATGGTGTCATGCTGCGCGACGACGGCTTGGCAATGGACGACGGGACCTGCTGGCGCGTTGGTGAGTTCGACTACCTTGTGACAACCACAACCGCCTGCGCGGGCAAGGTCTTGTCTTGGTTAGAAGAATTGTTGGAGACGCGATGGCCGGACCTGCGAGCCTCCGCAACTTCGGTCACCGAGCAGTGGGCGGCCATATCTATCGCCGGGCCACGATCGCGCGAATTGTTGGAACCGATAATCACCGGCATGAAATTGGATAACGACGCCTTTCCTTTCATGGGGGTCCGCGAAGGAAAAATCGACGGTGTCGACTGCCGTGTTGCTCGGATAAGCTTTTCGGGTGAGCTCGGGTATGAGGTCTACGTGCCAGCGGATTTTGGGGAAAATACCTGGAACCTGCTGCTTACTGGCGTGAAAGGTCTTGGTGGAGGCCCGTACGGAACTGAGACTCTGGACGCACTGGCAATTGAAAAAGGTCATATAGTAGGTGGCGAACTGGACGGTCGTTCAACACTGGACGACTTGGGCTTGGGGCGCATGGCATCCGGCAAAAAGCCCTTTGTCGGATCCGTCATGCGCCGCAGACCCGAACTATGCAACGATAACCGGGCTCAATTGGTGGGATTGGTGCCTGTGACGGATGGTGAAACGTTTGAAGTGGGCTCCATCCTCTGCCAGCAGCAGGACCTCAGCGGCCATGGATTGGGTTGGGTGACTTCTGCAATCGAAAGTCCCTCTCTCGGTCATTGGATCGGGATTGGTATGCTGAATGGCGGCCTCTCCAAATGGGAAGGTAGAACGCTCCTGGCTGACAATCCGATCCGCGGCGTCCGTTATCTCGTGAAGGTCGTTTCGCCTCACTTCATAGACCCTGAAGGAAAACGGCTCCATGGCTAA
- a CDS encoding sarcosine oxidase subunit beta family protein, with amino-acid sequence MTNYSAFESLRHAVSGRPWSRAWRNPEPKSQYDVVIVGGGGHGLATAYYLAKEFGIRNVAVLEKSHIGSGNAGRNTTIILANYLLAGSTEFYGHSQKLWDTLSSELNFNVMFSPRGQILLLNSSEDVDGAVRRSNIMLRHGIDARLLDRAAMQKLVPHLDYRPTARFPIWGGLLQPSGGTARHDAVVWGYARAASQLGVDIIQNCEVTGFLRDGGRITGVETTRGRVLSKKTAMAVAGHTSQLGEMAGLRLPIESHLLQAFVSEPLKPLLDHVIDFVSHGQFYISQSDKGGMVFGGDLDMYNSYAQRGNLPAVRDVASLAVSLMPCLGRVRLVRHWGGINDMTMDGSPIISKTPLEGLYLSGGWGYSGFKATPASGWCFSHLIARGENDRLSAPFSLDRFARGATIDEAGTGPIPRLH; translated from the coding sequence ATGACAAACTATTCTGCGTTTGAATCATTAAGGCACGCTGTCTCGGGTCGGCCATGGTCCCGCGCTTGGCGCAATCCTGAACCAAAGTCGCAATATGACGTGGTGATAGTGGGCGGCGGCGGACATGGACTTGCCACCGCCTACTACCTGGCCAAGGAATTCGGTATTCGTAACGTTGCAGTTCTCGAAAAATCTCACATCGGGTCCGGCAATGCCGGTCGGAACACAACTATCATTCTGGCAAATTACCTGCTGGCGGGTTCGACCGAGTTTTATGGGCATTCTCAAAAGCTCTGGGATACGCTTTCGAGCGAACTGAACTTCAACGTCATGTTTAGTCCGCGCGGGCAGATCCTTCTGCTGAATTCATCAGAGGACGTGGATGGGGCAGTGAGGCGTAGCAACATAATGCTTCGCCACGGCATTGATGCGCGTTTGCTAGACCGCGCGGCAATGCAGAAATTAGTACCGCACCTGGATTATCGGCCGACAGCACGCTTTCCGATCTGGGGAGGGTTGCTTCAACCGAGCGGGGGGACTGCCCGCCATGATGCGGTCGTCTGGGGATACGCCCGCGCTGCATCACAGCTCGGAGTCGACATAATTCAGAACTGTGAGGTTACCGGTTTCCTCCGAGATGGCGGCCGCATTACCGGTGTGGAAACAACCAGGGGTCGCGTCCTGTCCAAGAAAACGGCAATGGCGGTGGCGGGTCATACCTCGCAGCTTGGCGAAATGGCCGGTCTGCGGCTTCCTATAGAGAGCCATCTCCTGCAAGCCTTTGTGTCTGAACCATTGAAGCCACTTCTCGACCACGTGATCGACTTCGTGTCACACGGTCAATTCTACATCAGCCAATCAGATAAGGGTGGGATGGTATTCGGCGGCGATCTCGACATGTACAACTCATACGCTCAACGGGGCAATTTGCCGGCTGTTCGTGACGTAGCTTCTCTAGCGGTTTCACTAATGCCGTGCCTAGGCAGGGTCCGTCTGGTGCGGCACTGGGGTGGCATCAATGATATGACCATGGATGGCTCGCCCATCATTTCAAAGACACCGCTCGAAGGTCTCTATCTTAGCGGTGGATGGGGTTATAGCGGATTCAAGGCAACGCCGGCGTCAGGCTGGTGTTTTTCTCACCTAATTGCTCGAGGTGAGAATGATCGCCTGTCAGCACCATTTTCACTCGATAGATTCGCGCGAGGCGCAACTATCGACGAGGCCGGCACCGGCCCCATTCCAAGGCTTCACTAA
- a CDS encoding sarcosine oxidase subunit delta yields the protein MRISCPFCGERDHSEFTYGGDASVTFPELDASLEEWNDAVYIRSNPKGVLREKWHHSGGCRIWLVLERDTLTHSISQVEPARLTISELVK from the coding sequence ATGCGCATCAGCTGTCCTTTCTGTGGCGAACGCGACCACAGTGAATTCACGTATGGTGGCGACGCTAGCGTGACGTTTCCCGAACTTGATGCGTCACTCGAGGAGTGGAATGACGCGGTCTATATAAGGTCAAATCCCAAAGGTGTGCTTCGCGAAAAGTGGCATCACTCTGGTGGCTGCCGGATTTGGCTGGTCCTCGAACGCGATACCTTGACCCACTCCATTTCCCAGGTCGAGCCGGCGCGCCTCACCATTTCGGAGCTCGTGAAATGA